A window of Tautonia plasticadhaerens contains these coding sequences:
- a CDS encoding radical SAM family protein, with protein sequence MQVEPTTVRSILTRTSGYLDGIASHSLQPYRGCPFGASLCGVGCYVQHARHLTRGRTWGSFLEARTNAADAYLAQVDRERRWARRSRGRFGVFFSSATEPFPPQEARWGISRAVLSAMRAEPPDLLIVQTHSHRVSEFGPLLIELSGRCALRVHLSIETDRDRLPGLPGHASPVDRRFEASRSLRDLGVFVVITVAPLLPIADPDRFFARVAGAADAVVLDHYIGGDGSATGSRTLRTGLPGAMAAVEPGSVGLGYRDRMAEVAERHLPGRVGVGRDGFGGRHLGGGAMVPIGAADNTDGDVSPPRL encoded by the coding sequence ATGCAGGTCGAACCCACCACCGTCCGGTCGATCCTCACCCGGACCTCCGGGTACCTGGACGGCATCGCCTCGCACTCGCTCCAGCCGTACCGGGGATGTCCGTTCGGGGCGTCCCTCTGCGGCGTCGGCTGCTATGTGCAGCACGCGCGCCACCTAACCCGGGGCCGGACTTGGGGCTCGTTCCTGGAGGCCCGGACCAACGCCGCCGACGCGTATCTCGCACAGGTCGATCGGGAACGGCGTTGGGCGCGGCGGTCGCGGGGCCGGTTCGGCGTCTTCTTCTCAAGTGCGACGGAGCCCTTCCCACCCCAGGAGGCGCGCTGGGGGATCTCCCGGGCGGTCCTCTCGGCGATGCGGGCGGAACCCCCGGATCTCCTGATCGTGCAGACGCACTCGCACCGGGTCTCGGAATTCGGCCCGCTGCTGATCGAGCTCTCGGGCCGATGCGCGTTGCGGGTGCACCTCTCGATCGAGACGGACCGGGATCGCTTACCCGGCCTCCCGGGGCATGCCAGCCCGGTCGACCGGCGGTTCGAGGCGTCGAGGTCGTTGCGGGACCTCGGCGTGTTCGTGGTGATCACGGTGGCACCGCTCCTGCCGATCGCCGACCCGGATCGCTTCTTCGCCCGGGTCGCCGGGGCGGCCGACGCCGTCGTCCTGGACCACTACATCGGCGGTGACGGCTCGGCGACGGGCAGCCGGACCCTCCGGACCGGCCTGCCCGGGGCGATGGCTGCCGTCGAGCCGGGTTCGGTGGGGCTGGGCTACCGGGACCGGATGGCCGAGGTCGCCGAGCGGCACCTGCCGGGCCGGGTGGGGGTCGGCAGGGACGGCTTCGGGGGGCGTCATCTCGGCGGGGGGGCGATGGTCCCGATCGGGGCGGCCGACAACACCGATGGCGACGTGTCGCCTCCTCGGCTATGA
- a CDS encoding DUF29 domain-containing protein, producing MRIRTDQYQPGPPPRPIEDLASLYRDDETAWLEIMSSLARQGRVEEFDLPSLSEYLADMAWRDRREVESRLVVLMSHLLKWEHQPDQRSRSWKATIVEQRQELNRHAGRGVLKNHGIAVVETIYPEAIDRAAAETGLSRESFPPSCPFTFDGLLMVEVDD from the coding sequence ATGAGAATCAGGACCGATCAATACCAGCCCGGCCCCCCTCCCCGCCCGATCGAGGATCTGGCCTCGTTGTATCGGGATGACGAAACGGCCTGGCTTGAGATCATGTCCAGCCTCGCCCGCCAGGGCCGCGTCGAGGAGTTCGACCTGCCCAGCCTGTCGGAGTACCTTGCGGACATGGCCTGGCGAGACCGCCGAGAGGTCGAAAGCAGGCTCGTGGTCCTCATGTCCCACCTTCTGAAGTGGGAGCATCAGCCCGACCAACGTTCTCGAAGTTGGAAGGCGACGATCGTCGAGCAACGGCAGGAGTTGAATCGCCATGCCGGGCGCGGGGTACTCAAGAATCACGGGATTGCCGTCGTCGAGACGATCTATCCAGAGGCGATCGACCGGGCCGCCGCGGAGACCGGCCTGTCGCGAGAATCGTTCCCCCCGTCTTGCCCGTTCACCTTCGATGGCCTCTTGATGGTCGAGGTCGACGATTGA
- a CDS encoding RNA polymerase sigma factor: protein MIATVSEEQICSSRWSSTAALVARAREGDRDAFGMLVEQFQRTVYAVALSRLGNPSEAMELTQEVFLHVMGRLDQLREPERFAGWLRQVTVRMAINRATRRVPPSSIEDEVLDGAAAHRDEPIDELIARERARRLWDAMNALKPLDREALVAFYIRGQSLIEIAEELEVPIGTVKRRLHTARKRLKAQLRADSADPEEWTDAPDVDEAEEDALLIAC from the coding sequence GTGATCGCCACTGTTTCGGAGGAGCAGATCTGCTCCAGCCGCTGGTCGAGCACCGCGGCCCTGGTCGCCCGCGCCCGGGAGGGGGACCGCGACGCGTTCGGGATGCTGGTCGAGCAGTTCCAGCGTACCGTCTACGCCGTGGCCCTGTCTCGCCTGGGGAACCCGAGCGAGGCGATGGAGCTGACCCAGGAGGTGTTCCTCCACGTCATGGGCCGCCTCGACCAGCTCCGCGAGCCCGAGCGGTTCGCCGGCTGGCTGCGGCAGGTGACCGTGCGGATGGCGATCAATCGCGCCACCCGCCGGGTCCCGCCGTCGAGCATCGAGGACGAGGTGCTCGACGGGGCCGCCGCCCATCGGGACGAGCCGATCGACGAGCTCATCGCCCGGGAGCGCGCCCGACGGCTCTGGGACGCGATGAACGCCCTCAAGCCCCTGGACCGCGAGGCCCTCGTGGCCTTCTACATCCGGGGGCAGTCGCTGATCGAGATCGCCGAGGAATTGGAGGTCCCGATCGGCACCGTCAAGCGTCGGCTCCACACCGCCCGCAAGCGGCTGAAGGCCCAGCTCCGGGCCGACTCCGCCGACCCGGAGGAGTGGACCGACGCCCCGGATGTCGACGAGGCGGAGGAGGATGCCCTCCTGATCGCCTGCTGA
- the rpsR gene encoding 30S ribosomal protein S18, protein MPRKRFGRSRKNRCRFCTPEGCPRPAYVDYKDLGLLKKMLTNQSKMFSRKRSGNCAAFQRATAEAIKRARYMALLPYVGE, encoded by the coding sequence ATGCCTCGCAAACGGTTCGGACGAAGCCGCAAGAATCGCTGCCGCTTCTGCACGCCCGAGGGATGCCCGCGGCCGGCTTATGTCGACTACAAGGACCTCGGCCTCCTGAAGAAGATGCTGACCAATCAGAGCAAGATGTTCTCCCGCAAGCGGAGCGGCAATTGCGCCGCCTTCCAGCGCGCCACCGCCGAGGCGATCAAGCGGGCCCGATACATGGCCTTGCTGCCCTACGTCGGCGAGTGA
- a CDS encoding DUF1802 family protein, giving the protein MAVTPEPIPPSCAVAFKEWLGVCAALADGRQSLILRKGGIDEGPGGFRPEHSCFWLFPTHLHEAQQGLRDEQIPADLPPPPPGSIDLPALALVECIAWVDRPDALGPLADLHVWTDETVLKRFHYKRPGLWVLGVRVLRADPPPRIEVTAGQAGCKSWVPLERSLSTAGLVPTLDEPTLADRLSRIRACSTPEAS; this is encoded by the coding sequence ATGGCCGTGACCCCCGAGCCGATCCCCCCCTCCTGTGCCGTCGCCTTCAAGGAGTGGCTCGGCGTCTGTGCCGCCCTGGCCGACGGCCGCCAGTCGCTGATCCTCCGGAAGGGGGGCATCGACGAGGGCCCCGGCGGCTTCCGCCCCGAGCACTCCTGCTTCTGGCTCTTCCCCACGCACCTCCACGAGGCCCAGCAGGGGCTCCGGGACGAGCAGATCCCGGCCGACCTCCCCCCCCCTCCCCCGGGTTCAATCGACCTGCCCGCGCTGGCCCTCGTCGAGTGCATCGCCTGGGTCGACCGCCCCGACGCGCTCGGGCCCCTGGCCGACCTCCACGTCTGGACCGACGAGACGGTGCTCAAGCGGTTCCACTACAAGAGGCCGGGGCTCTGGGTGCTGGGGGTCCGGGTCCTCCGGGCCGACCCGCCCCCCCGGATCGAGGTGACCGCGGGACAGGCCGGTTGCAAGAGCTGGGTGCCGCTGGAGCGGTCGCTCTCGACCGCCGGCCTCGTGCCGACGCTCGACGAGCCGACCCTGGCCGATCGCCTCTCCCGGATCCGGGCGTGCTCGACCCCGGAGGCGTCCTGA
- the der gene encoding ribosome biogenesis GTPase Der — MPLPRVVIVGRPNVGKSSLLNWITGRRIAIVDDVAGVTRDRVTILAEIPDGKDTRFVELIDTGGVGIVDRDDLSEHVERQIETALGEADVVIFVVDVREGLMPLDEEVARRLRYVQAPVILAMNKADDPKFDDQGQEFYKLGRGKRLPISTHQNRGKPELFALIRDELPPEDDGSKVEQEAMKIAVVGRPNTGKSTFINMLAHAERMIVSEVAGTTRDSVDVRFELDGLPFVAIDTAGVRRKAKIRDDLDFYSLHRAERSIRRSDLVLLFIDPTQGITRLDKQLADYISKQYKPCIFVVNKWDLILTDLSGPARGETGRYATLMQHAFKGMAYAPIAFITAKTGKNVKSLINHAQAMYKRANRRIGTATLNRVLREAVSRNSPPVRENRVPKIYYATQVGVAPPTIVLFVNRPGIFDPTYQRYLLNVFREELPFRDIPIKLYLRARTQTDPSKPRRDDDDDMPDITERGAEERFHVDELDEEINDMLGEFNDE, encoded by the coding sequence ATGCCCCTTCCCCGAGTCGTGATCGTCGGCCGACCGAACGTCGGCAAGTCGTCGCTGTTGAACTGGATCACCGGCCGCCGGATCGCCATCGTCGACGACGTCGCCGGCGTGACCAGGGACCGCGTCACCATCCTCGCCGAGATCCCCGACGGAAAGGACACCCGGTTCGTCGAGCTGATCGACACCGGGGGCGTCGGGATCGTCGACCGCGACGACCTGAGCGAGCACGTCGAGCGCCAGATCGAGACCGCGCTGGGCGAGGCCGACGTGGTCATCTTCGTCGTCGACGTCCGGGAGGGGCTCATGCCCCTGGACGAGGAGGTCGCCCGCCGCCTCCGGTACGTCCAGGCCCCGGTCATCCTCGCCATGAACAAGGCGGACGACCCGAAATTCGACGACCAAGGGCAGGAATTCTACAAGCTCGGCCGGGGCAAGCGCCTGCCGATCTCCACCCACCAGAATCGCGGCAAGCCCGAGCTGTTCGCCCTGATCCGGGACGAGCTGCCCCCGGAGGACGACGGCTCGAAGGTCGAGCAGGAGGCGATGAAGATCGCCGTCGTCGGCCGCCCGAACACCGGCAAATCGACCTTCATCAACATGCTCGCCCACGCCGAGCGGATGATCGTCTCCGAGGTCGCGGGCACAACCCGGGACTCGGTCGACGTCCGCTTCGAGCTGGACGGCCTGCCGTTCGTCGCCATCGACACCGCCGGGGTCCGACGGAAGGCCAAGATCCGCGACGACCTCGACTTCTATTCCCTCCACCGGGCCGAGCGCTCGATCCGACGCTCCGACCTCGTCCTCCTGTTCATCGACCCCACCCAGGGCATCACCCGGCTGGACAAGCAGCTCGCCGATTACATCTCCAAGCAGTACAAGCCCTGCATCTTCGTCGTCAACAAGTGGGACCTGATCCTCACCGACCTCTCCGGCCCCGCCCGCGGCGAGACCGGCCGGTATGCCACCCTGATGCAGCACGCCTTCAAGGGGATGGCCTACGCGCCGATCGCCTTCATCACGGCCAAGACCGGCAAGAACGTCAAGTCGCTGATCAACCACGCCCAGGCCATGTACAAGCGGGCCAATCGCCGGATCGGCACCGCCACGCTCAACCGGGTCCTCCGCGAGGCCGTCTCCCGCAATTCCCCCCCGGTCCGGGAGAATCGCGTCCCCAAGATTTACTACGCCACCCAGGTCGGCGTCGCCCCGCCGACGATCGTCCTCTTCGTCAACCGCCCCGGCATCTTCGACCCGACCTACCAGCGCTATCTCCTCAATGTCTTCCGGGAAGAACTCCCATTCCGGGACATCCCCATCAAGTTGTACCTCCGGGCCCGGACCCAGACCGACCCCTCCAAGCCGCGTCGGGACGACGACGACGACATGCCGGACATCACCGAGCGCGGCGCCGAGGAGCGTTTCCACGTCGACGAGCTGGACGAGGAGATCAACGACATGCTCGGCGAGTTCAACGACGAGTGA
- a CDS encoding PHP-associated domain-containing protein — translation MARIDHHIHTTRHSPDSFIDPEDLIDRAREAGLDGVVITEHDALWDPDELADLASRAEGLTVLSGVEVSAREGHFLVYGLTDLDDCRPGVRLKALLEVVEAQGAAIVAAHPYRWGQDFDAIVETHGAVFDALEVVSNNVTPEMRAQTEAMLRRCPGMGSTGSSDAHDPMTIGCYFTEFSGPIRTMAEFVRALKSRSGKPRHRPGAVLIGGPIA, via the coding sequence ATGGCACGGATCGACCACCATATTCACACCACCAGGCACTCGCCCGACAGCTTCATCGACCCCGAAGACCTGATCGATCGGGCGAGGGAGGCGGGGCTCGACGGCGTGGTGATCACCGAGCACGACGCCCTCTGGGACCCCGACGAGCTGGCCGACCTGGCCTCCCGGGCCGAGGGGCTGACGGTCCTCTCCGGCGTCGAGGTCTCGGCCCGGGAGGGGCACTTCCTCGTCTACGGCCTGACCGACCTGGACGACTGCCGCCCGGGGGTGCGTTTGAAGGCCCTCCTGGAAGTCGTCGAGGCCCAGGGGGCGGCGATCGTCGCGGCCCACCCGTACCGCTGGGGCCAGGACTTCGACGCGATCGTCGAGACGCACGGCGCCGTCTTCGACGCCCTGGAGGTCGTCAGCAACAACGTCACGCCCGAGATGCGTGCCCAGACCGAGGCGATGCTGCGTCGTTGCCCCGGGATGGGGTCGACCGGGTCGAGCGACGCCCACGACCCGATGACCATCGGCTGCTATTTCACCGAGTTCTCGGGGCCGATCCGGACGATGGCCGAGTTCGTCAGGGCGTTGAAGTCGCGCTCGGGAAAGCCCCGGCACCGGCCCGGGGCGGTCCTGATCGGCGGACCAATCGCCTGA
- a CDS encoding rhomboid family intramembrane serine protease, with translation MDLEDDDEPKGPALLRAPVTSLLALSWVALFVLLAITRARAGPINVWGALYGGFIVTDISGVFGDVTPIALYGGQSWRAVTATFVHFNVLHLALNLVAFVQLGRVVESWYGPWQFLTLYAVLGAGANFASNLLRPWIDGAPGMIVHSGGGSTVVLGLIGLVAVVGWRNPAEFPKRAPYWMLGILVANGVLGAVVPNIDNLGHACGAVVGGLLGLLDRRLLRRANSRRAKLAGVIALGVLVGSAWMQAGQARAELDAATREGRWGAVVQRLSQVSFFYRQLAARGISPALRIAPRPPNLLGLPILEIPEDPKVIPALRLALLASIRQLDALPQPFDRPPFVEAYREVRRLGSRALFKAPTREELQRFEGALPRLSRPAWASWARARQDRSRMRHPEPRFGGERIRRLVRRSGPPRAGAGAFPSATSTP, from the coding sequence ATGGACCTCGAGGACGATGACGAGCCGAAGGGCCCCGCCCTCCTCCGGGCCCCGGTGACCTCCCTCCTGGCCCTCTCCTGGGTGGCCCTCTTCGTCCTGCTGGCGATCACCCGGGCCCGGGCCGGGCCGATCAACGTCTGGGGAGCCCTCTACGGCGGCTTCATCGTCACGGACATCAGCGGGGTCTTCGGCGACGTGACCCCGATCGCCCTCTACGGTGGCCAGTCCTGGCGGGCCGTCACCGCGACCTTCGTGCACTTCAACGTCCTGCACCTGGCCCTCAACCTGGTCGCCTTCGTCCAGCTCGGGCGGGTCGTCGAGTCGTGGTACGGCCCCTGGCAGTTCCTGACGCTCTATGCCGTGCTCGGCGCGGGCGCGAATTTCGCCTCGAACCTGCTCCGGCCCTGGATCGACGGCGCCCCGGGGATGATCGTCCACAGCGGCGGGGGCTCGACGGTGGTGCTCGGCCTGATCGGCCTGGTGGCGGTCGTCGGCTGGCGGAATCCGGCGGAGTTCCCGAAACGGGCGCCGTACTGGATGCTCGGCATCCTGGTCGCCAACGGCGTGCTCGGCGCGGTGGTGCCGAACATCGACAACCTCGGCCACGCATGCGGTGCCGTGGTCGGCGGGCTGTTGGGCCTGCTCGACCGCCGATTGCTCCGCCGGGCGAACTCGAGGCGGGCGAAGCTGGCGGGAGTGATCGCCCTGGGGGTGCTGGTCGGTTCGGCCTGGATGCAGGCGGGCCAGGCCCGGGCCGAACTCGACGCGGCGACCCGTGAGGGTCGCTGGGGGGCGGTCGTCCAGCGCCTCTCCCAGGTCAGCTTCTTCTATCGCCAGCTCGCGGCCCGCGGCATCTCCCCCGCCCTGCGGATCGCCCCGAGGCCGCCGAACCTCCTCGGGTTGCCCATCCTGGAGATCCCCGAGGATCCGAAGGTGATCCCCGCCCTGAGGCTGGCCCTGCTCGCCTCGATCCGCCAGCTCGACGCCCTGCCCCAGCCCTTCGACCGCCCGCCCTTCGTCGAGGCCTACCGGGAGGTCCGCCGCCTCGGGTCGAGGGCCCTGTTCAAGGCCCCGACCCGGGAGGAACTGCAGCGATTCGAGGGGGCCTTGCCCCGGCTCTCCCGGCCCGCCTGGGCCTCCTGGGCCCGGGCACGCCAGGATCGGTCCCGGATGAGACATCCGGAGCCCCGCTTCGGCGGGGAGCGGATCAGGCGATTGGTCCGCCGATCAGGACCGCCCCGGGCCGGTGCCGGGGCTTTCCCGAGCGCGACTTCAACGCCCTGA
- a CDS encoding tetratricopeptide repeat protein, with protein MSASETTGEDAPTIPPGPGTGGRPWRRLGLAAVGSLAVVALAILAWPGPDPEQVWREAQAALKRGDFDAAERASDRLASLRAPTATDLMLRAQVAIARERVDEALEILREFPEDDPMAAQAKMLAGQLELRRDRLRAAEERFREALELDPGLSQVRRELIFIYGYQSKSDAIEEQFRGLADSGPVSAKDAFLWSLIRGVQWTPEEIVERLSSAVERDPGDRTSRIALADALMELNRFDEAGRLLEPLDPSDPDSRAALGRLAFERGDVVALRDLLADAPSEHAGLALLRGKLALRLREPEEAIDAYRTVLELRNNDRDALSGLSQALNQAGRREEANEVVERLNRVTALNNLLNNLVKVDADPAPSQYLEIGRTCEAIGFEAQARAWYQAALARDPFNRQAQDALAGLGRTEPAGEVSSGP; from the coding sequence ATGAGCGCGAGCGAGACGACCGGCGAGGATGCCCCGACCATTCCCCCCGGACCCGGGACGGGGGGGCGTCCCTGGCGCAGGCTCGGCCTGGCCGCCGTCGGGTCCCTCGCGGTGGTCGCCCTCGCGATCCTGGCCTGGCCCGGCCCGGACCCGGAACAGGTCTGGCGGGAGGCCCAGGCCGCGTTGAAGCGGGGCGACTTCGATGCGGCCGAGCGGGCGTCGGACCGGCTCGCTTCCCTCCGAGCGCCGACCGCCACCGACCTGATGCTCCGGGCCCAGGTCGCCATCGCCCGGGAGCGGGTCGATGAGGCGCTCGAGATCCTCCGGGAGTTCCCCGAGGACGACCCGATGGCCGCCCAGGCGAAGATGCTGGCCGGTCAGCTCGAGTTGCGGAGGGACCGACTCCGGGCGGCCGAGGAACGATTCCGGGAGGCCCTGGAACTGGATCCGGGGCTCTCGCAAGTGCGTCGAGAGCTGATCTTCATCTACGGGTACCAGTCCAAGAGCGACGCCATCGAGGAGCAGTTCCGCGGGCTGGCGGACTCGGGGCCCGTCAGCGCCAAGGACGCGTTCCTCTGGTCGCTGATCCGAGGGGTGCAGTGGACCCCGGAGGAGATCGTGGAGCGGCTCTCGTCGGCGGTCGAGCGGGACCCCGGTGATCGGACGTCTCGGATCGCGCTGGCAGACGCGCTCATGGAACTGAACCGATTCGACGAGGCGGGGAGGCTCCTCGAACCGCTGGACCCCTCGGATCCGGATTCCCGCGCGGCGCTGGGTCGGCTCGCATTCGAGCGAGGGGACGTGGTCGCGCTCCGCGACTTGCTGGCCGACGCCCCGTCCGAGCACGCCGGACTCGCCCTGCTCCGGGGAAAGCTGGCACTACGGCTGCGGGAGCCGGAGGAGGCGATCGACGCCTACCGGACGGTGCTCGAGCTGAGAAACAACGACCGCGACGCCCTCTCCGGCCTGTCCCAGGCCCTGAACCAGGCCGGTCGCCGCGAGGAGGCGAACGAGGTCGTCGAGCGGTTGAACCGGGTCACCGCGTTGAACAACCTGCTGAACAACCTCGTCAAGGTGGACGCAGATCCGGCACCCTCGCAGTACCTCGAGATCGGCCGGACCTGCGAGGCGATCGGTTTCGAGGCCCAGGCGAGGGCCTGGTATCAGGCGGCCCTCGCCCGCGATCCGTTCAACCGGCAGGCCCAGGACGCCCTGGCCGGTCTGGGCCGCACGGAGCCGGCGGGAGAGGTGTCATCCGGCCCCTGA
- a CDS encoding DUF1570 domain-containing protein — protein sequence MNRIAEDLESTGQADRAVVVRSLVEPTPPPEGPRRFEPLPEIVPPPEVDGNAPVPPEATSAREEAARAYADLARRSGEADRLALADACFREVLRRLPDEPEARRVLGYVPHEGGWATPHAVNRLENGDIFHPTYGWIPSEYLPELERGLLPAPSLAGRAPSRWIPAADADRLRQGDIASGWQITTPHFKIQASVPLDEGIEFARKLESFFDLFTSITADVIGPERLQFARLVRDPDATAPAKAARQHLVYYFGSKPQYVDYLTRLTRNPKIKDTLGVYLDDRKTSYFFKDEGGELTVEATLYHEVSHQLLFELAGPSGYQRNAGNFWVFEGLGTYFETVSFQPDGSIRYGGRVGPRIAEARRRMVEEDSLIPIARFVTFDREEFNDALRGDPHLNYAESIALTVLLMDGDRRAYRDGFLDYAADAYRGRLRAGSSLSLASRVGMSYEQLDQELQEFLAPPLGTEGVAER from the coding sequence TTGAACCGGATTGCGGAGGATCTGGAATCGACCGGTCAGGCGGATCGGGCTGTCGTCGTCCGTTCCCTGGTCGAGCCGACTCCCCCCCCCGAAGGACCCCGACGGTTCGAACCACTCCCCGAGATCGTCCCGCCTCCCGAGGTCGACGGCAACGCCCCGGTGCCCCCGGAGGCGACCTCGGCCCGTGAGGAGGCCGCCCGGGCGTACGCCGACCTCGCCCGACGGTCCGGCGAAGCCGATCGCCTCGCCCTGGCCGACGCCTGCTTCCGGGAGGTCCTCAGACGTCTCCCCGACGAACCTGAGGCCCGGAGGGTGCTCGGCTACGTCCCCCACGAGGGGGGCTGGGCCACGCCCCATGCGGTCAACCGGCTGGAGAACGGCGACATCTTCCACCCGACTTACGGCTGGATCCCCTCCGAGTACCTCCCCGAACTCGAACGCGGCCTGTTGCCGGCCCCCTCCCTGGCGGGCCGGGCGCCGTCCCGTTGGATCCCCGCCGCCGATGCCGACCGGCTCCGGCAAGGAGACATCGCCTCCGGCTGGCAGATCACGACGCCCCATTTCAAGATCCAGGCCAGCGTCCCGCTCGACGAGGGGATCGAGTTCGCCCGCAAGCTGGAATCGTTCTTCGACCTCTTCACCTCGATCACCGCCGACGTGATCGGACCCGAGCGGCTCCAGTTCGCCCGGCTCGTGCGAGATCCCGACGCCACCGCCCCAGCGAAGGCGGCCCGCCAGCACCTGGTCTACTACTTCGGCTCGAAGCCGCAGTACGTCGACTACCTCACCCGGCTGACCCGGAACCCGAAGATCAAGGACACGCTCGGCGTCTACCTGGACGACCGCAAGACCAGCTACTTCTTCAAGGACGAAGGGGGTGAGTTGACGGTCGAGGCGACCCTCTATCACGAGGTCTCCCACCAACTCCTCTTCGAGCTGGCCGGCCCCTCGGGCTATCAGCGAAACGCCGGGAATTTCTGGGTCTTCGAGGGGCTGGGGACCTACTTCGAGACGGTCTCATTCCAGCCCGACGGCTCGATCCGGTATGGCGGCCGGGTCGGCCCCCGGATCGCGGAGGCGAGACGGCGAATGGTCGAGGAAGATTCCCTCATCCCCATCGCCCGGTTCGTGACCTTCGACCGTGAGGAGTTCAACGACGCACTCCGAGGCGATCCGCACCTGAACTACGCCGAATCCATCGCCCTGACTGTCCTGCTGATGGACGGCGACCGCCGCGCGTACCGGGACGGCTTCCTCGACTACGCCGCCGATGCCTACCGAGGCCGGCTCCGGGCCGGGTCGTCCCTTTCGCTCGCCTCACGGGTCGGGATGAGCTACGAGCAACTCGACCAGGAACTCCAGGAATTCCTCGCCCCTCCCCTCGGCACCGAGGGGGTTGCCGAGCGGTGA
- a CDS encoding NAD(P)H-dependent glycerol-3-phosphate dehydrogenase, which produces MTLDQIAILGAGGMGTAMAVLLARSGLGVRLWARSPGFVDEVRRTRENARYLAGIPLPEPIDLTSDAGHATRGAGLILVAVPSAHLRATLRAIAPEVPPGTPAVSVVKGIERETFARPSRIIRDELGPRPVAILSGPSHAEEIARGLPTSVVVAGEDAGLNLLVRDALNTDRFRVYSNPDAIGVELGGALKNVIGVAAGVCDGLGFGDNAKAGLVTRGLAEMSRFGTSLGARPATFLGMAGVGDLITTCFSPFGRNRALGERIGRGETLAEIEASTPKVAEGVPTCRSVEAMARDLGIEMPITSALRRILFDGQPPLEAVSDLMERETKDEWP; this is translated from the coding sequence ATGACGCTCGACCAGATCGCCATCCTTGGTGCCGGGGGCATGGGGACCGCGATGGCGGTCCTGCTCGCCCGATCGGGCCTCGGCGTCCGGCTCTGGGCCAGGAGCCCGGGGTTCGTCGACGAGGTCCGCCGGACTCGGGAGAACGCGAGGTACCTCGCCGGGATCCCCCTGCCCGAGCCGATCGACCTCACCAGCGACGCGGGGCATGCCACCCGGGGGGCGGGGCTGATCCTCGTCGCCGTCCCCTCGGCCCACCTCCGCGCCACGCTCCGCGCCATCGCCCCTGAGGTGCCGCCCGGCACCCCGGCCGTCAGCGTGGTCAAGGGGATCGAGCGGGAGACCTTCGCCCGGCCCAGCCGGATTATCCGCGACGAGCTGGGGCCGCGACCGGTCGCCATCCTCAGCGGCCCCAGTCATGCCGAGGAGATCGCGCGGGGCCTGCCGACCTCCGTCGTCGTCGCGGGGGAGGACGCGGGCCTCAACCTCCTCGTCCGGGACGCCCTGAACACCGACCGCTTCCGCGTCTACAGTAATCCGGACGCGATCGGCGTCGAGCTGGGGGGGGCCCTCAAGAACGTCATCGGGGTGGCGGCGGGCGTTTGCGACGGCCTCGGATTCGGCGATAATGCCAAGGCCGGGCTGGTCACCCGGGGTCTGGCCGAGATGAGCCGATTCGGTACGAGCCTCGGGGCCCGGCCGGCCACCTTCCTCGGCATGGCCGGGGTCGGCGACCTGATCACCACCTGCTTCAGCCCCTTCGGCCGCAATCGGGCGTTGGGGGAGCGGATCGGCCGGGGGGAGACGCTCGCCGAGATCGAGGCCTCGACCCCCAAGGTCGCCGAGGGGGTCCCGACCTGCCGGAGCGTCGAGGCGATGGCCCGGGATCTCGGCATCGAGATGCCGATCACCTCCGCCCTCCGCCGCATCCTCTTCGACGGGCAGCCTCCCCTGGAGGCCGTCTCCGACCTGATGGAACGAGAGACCAAGGACGAATGGCCGTGA